A stretch of the Bradyrhizobium arachidis genome encodes the following:
- a CDS encoding SET domain-containing protein, whose translation MPAISTNKPFRVGRSKTGLGLFATKPIKKGSRIIRYFGPILDSRIKEQDDIENKYLFELNGRWTIDGSVRKNVARYINHSCRPNAESDVRPRERKVFIRAIKNIEPGDEINYDYGTDYFKAYLKPIGCKCQSCEKKRKKMRAEARAERAKVKARAERKAQKAAGKTAATKAPAKKKLNGKHFNGKVGRV comes from the coding sequence ATGCCCGCTATCTCCACGAACAAACCGTTTCGCGTCGGCCGCTCCAAGACCGGACTTGGTCTCTTCGCCACCAAACCGATCAAGAAGGGTTCCCGGATCATCCGCTATTTCGGGCCGATCCTGGATTCGCGGATCAAGGAACAGGACGACATCGAGAACAAGTACCTGTTCGAGCTGAACGGTCGCTGGACCATCGACGGCTCGGTGCGCAAGAACGTCGCCCGCTACATCAACCATTCCTGCCGGCCGAATGCGGAATCCGACGTGCGACCGCGCGAGCGCAAGGTCTTCATCCGCGCCATCAAGAACATCGAGCCGGGCGACGAGATCAACTACGATTACGGCACGGACTATTTCAAAGCCTATCTGAAGCCGATCGGCTGCAAATGCCAATCCTGCGAGAAGAAGCGCAAGAAGATGCGCGCCGAAGCTCGCGCCGAGCGGGCAAAAGTCAAGGCGCGCGCCGAGCGCAAAGCGCAGAAGGCGGCCGGCAAGACTGCGGCAACCAAGGCACCGGCAAAGAAGAAGCTGAACGGCAAGCATTTCAACGGCAAGGTCGGACGCGTCTGA
- a CDS encoding MFS transporter, with the protein MKSRPYRIQFAAYVLAMMADNVEHVISYWVVFQKFHSPTLGGFAVLSHWLPFLLFSVAVGGLADRFDPRRIIQCGMLLFIVASAGWGIFFLTDSLQMWHAMLLLVIHGCAGVLWQTPNQLLLFDIVGPADLPSAVRLNAMARYLGILVGPAVGGVIMLGLGRSHGIILNTLFYLPMLLWLFRAPSSGKSATPRRFAVRGLADIVQTIRDIAKQPVLISMTWLAGLTSFMIGNAYHAQMPGFAGDLGHGDPGVSYSVLLAADAAGAVLAAIALESWGRLKPSPRTAIMLAILWSVTLLAFATVGIYGLAIALLFAAGFFELSFNTMAQALVQINAPADSRGRVVGLFNMAGLGMRAFSGLTVGVVGAGIGIHWSLGLSAALLFGLLLALYRRALKPS; encoded by the coding sequence ATGAAGTCGCGGCCCTATCGTATCCAATTCGCAGCCTATGTGCTGGCGATGATGGCCGACAATGTCGAACACGTGATCAGCTATTGGGTGGTGTTCCAGAAATTCCATTCGCCGACGCTCGGGGGCTTCGCCGTGCTGTCGCACTGGTTGCCCTTCCTGCTGTTTTCCGTCGCCGTCGGTGGGCTCGCCGACCGGTTCGACCCGCGCCGCATCATCCAGTGCGGCATGCTGCTCTTCATCGTGGCGTCGGCCGGATGGGGCATCTTCTTCCTCACCGACAGCTTGCAGATGTGGCACGCGATGCTGCTGCTGGTCATCCACGGCTGCGCCGGCGTGCTGTGGCAGACGCCGAACCAGCTCCTGCTGTTCGACATCGTCGGCCCCGCCGACCTTCCGAGCGCGGTGCGGCTGAACGCGATGGCGCGCTATCTGGGCATCCTGGTCGGCCCGGCCGTGGGCGGCGTCATCATGCTGGGGCTCGGCCGCTCCCACGGCATCATTCTCAACACGCTGTTCTATCTGCCGATGCTGCTGTGGCTGTTCCGGGCGCCGAGCAGCGGCAAGAGCGCAACGCCGCGGCGCTTCGCGGTGCGCGGCCTTGCCGACATCGTGCAGACCATCCGCGACATCGCCAAGCAGCCGGTGCTGATCTCGATGACTTGGCTGGCCGGCCTCACCTCCTTCATGATCGGCAACGCCTATCACGCCCAGATGCCCGGCTTTGCCGGCGACCTCGGGCACGGCGATCCCGGCGTGTCCTATAGCGTGCTGCTGGCGGCCGACGCGGCCGGTGCGGTGCTCGCGGCCATCGCCCTGGAATCCTGGGGGCGGCTGAAGCCCAGCCCGCGAACGGCCATCATGCTCGCCATCCTGTGGAGCGTAACCCTGCTCGCCTTCGCCACCGTCGGGATCTACGGGCTCGCAATCGCGCTGCTGTTTGCCGCCGGCTTCTTCGAATTGTCGTTCAACACGATGGCGCAGGCACTGGTGCAGATCAACGCGCCGGCCGACAGCCGCGGCCGGGTCGTCGGACTGTTCAACATGGCAGGCCTCGGCATGCGCGCGTTCAGCGGCCTCACCGTGGGGGTCGTCGGCGCCGGGATCGGCATCCACTGGTCGCTCGGCCTCTCGGCGGCCCTGCTGTTTGGGTTGCTGCTAGCGCTGTATCGCCGGGCGCTGAAGCCGAGTTAG